A genomic stretch from Chitinophagaceae bacterium includes:
- a CDS encoding GNAT family N-acetyltransferase, which produces MLHLNFHPFPELKTERLLLRRIKISDAPEIFFLRSDEQVLQFIGKEPAANEEVAKEFIESINLDIDANQAIMWGIALSENPSILIGNICYWRIQSQHHRAETGYTLHPAYWRKGIMKEALLKVLEYGFEEMKLHSVEARTSSGNLASAAILKSTGFVQEGYLKEEFCFRNKFYDTIIFRS; this is translated from the coding sequence ATGCTTCATCTGAATTTTCATCCATTCCCCGAATTAAAAACTGAACGGCTGCTGTTACGCAGAATAAAAATCAGTGATGCACCTGAGATTTTTTTTCTCCGGTCGGATGAGCAGGTGCTGCAGTTTATAGGTAAAGAGCCTGCGGCAAATGAAGAAGTGGCAAAAGAGTTTATTGAAAGTATTAATCTTGATATAGATGCAAACCAGGCAATCATGTGGGGTATTGCTTTAAGTGAGAATCCCTCAATCCTCATTGGCAATATCTGTTACTGGCGCATACAGTCGCAGCATCACCGTGCAGAAACAGGTTACACATTGCATCCTGCTTACTGGCGAAAGGGAATTATGAAAGAAGCTTTATTGAAAGTACTGGAATATGGATTTGAAGAAATGAAACTGCATAGCGTAGAAGCCAGAACATCTTCCGGCAATCTTGCGTCTGCTGCAATACTCAAATCAACAGGCTTTGTACAGGAAGGATACCTGAAGGAAGAATTTTGTTTCAGAAACAAATTTTATGATACAATTATTTTTCGAAGTTAA
- the ric gene encoding iron-sulfur cluster repair di-iron protein, translating into MQISTQSTLGNIVKQYHATALIFEKYNLDYCCNGKRSLEEACKEKNLPLDTLVYELAKAIGDPTENDQDFDSYDPEQLISHIILKHHSFVKKTIQPIEEHLLRVASKHGDRYPEMKKVYTTFLEVADELQSHMQKEEMILFPRIREVYYAGKKIEHTEFSSNFISGPVSVMEAEHTHAGNGLDEIRQLTNNYTAPVGACNTFALVINELKAFEEDLHQHVHLENNILFPKAEELLLAAL; encoded by the coding sequence ATGCAAATAAGTACACAAAGCACACTTGGCAATATTGTTAAACAATATCATGCAACAGCACTTATCTTCGAAAAATATAACCTTGATTACTGCTGCAACGGTAAACGGAGCCTGGAAGAAGCATGTAAAGAAAAAAACCTGCCTCTTGATACGCTGGTATATGAACTGGCGAAAGCAATTGGCGACCCAACAGAAAATGACCAGGATTTTGATTCATACGATCCCGAACAACTCATCAGCCATATTATTCTGAAACACCACTCTTTTGTAAAAAAAACAATTCAACCAATTGAAGAACATTTACTGCGTGTAGCTTCTAAACATGGCGACCGCTATCCCGAAATGAAAAAAGTATATACAACCTTTCTTGAAGTTGCAGATGAACTTCAATCACATATGCAAAAAGAAGAAATGATTCTCTTTCCACGTATTCGTGAAGTTTATTATGCCGGTAAAAAAATTGAACATACTGAATTCAGTTCTAATTTTATCAGTGGCCCTGTAAGTGTAATGGAGGCTGAGCATACACATGCAGGAAATGGGCTGGATGAGATCAGGCAGCTTACCAACAATTACACAGCTCCTGTCGGGGCCTGCAATACATTTGCATTAGTGATCAATGAACTTAAAGCATTTGAAGAAGATCTGCATCAGCATGTGCATCTTGAAAATAATATCCTGTTTCCAAAGGCAGAAGAGCTTTTGCTGGCAGCACTTTAA
- a CDS encoding VOC family protein, with product MKQQIAHIALVVRDYDEAIDFYTGKLSFTLVEDTVLSETKRWVRIAPPGSSGTQLLLAKAAKDEQVSRIGNQTGGRVFLFLYTDDFWRDQQQMLKKGIEFVREPVAEPYGTVAVFKDLYGNLWDLIEPKK from the coding sequence ATGAAACAGCAAATTGCACATATCGCTTTAGTGGTTCGGGATTATGATGAAGCAATTGATTTTTATACAGGCAAACTCAGTTTTACATTAGTGGAAGACACGGTTTTAAGTGAGACAAAACGGTGGGTCCGCATAGCTCCACCCGGCTCCTCAGGTACTCAGCTTTTACTGGCGAAGGCTGCTAAGGATGAACAGGTAAGCAGGATCGGCAATCAAACAGGTGGCCGTGTATTCTTATTTCTTTATACCGATGATTTTTGGCGTGATCAACAGCAAATGCTTAAAAAAGGGATTGAATTTGTGCGGGAACCTGTTGCGGAACCTTATGGAACAGTAGCAGTGTTTAAAGATTTGTATGGAAACCTTTGGGATTTGATTGAGCCTAAAAAATGA
- a CDS encoding RNA-binding protein, translated as MNIYVSNLGFNVQDADLKNLFATYGNVSSAKVIFDKMTNQSRGFGFVEMPDDASAQKAIDELNGTTTDGRAIKVVEARPREEKPRSNTRW; from the coding sequence ATGAACATTTATGTTTCAAATTTAGGTTTCAACGTACAAGACGCTGACCTGAAAAATTTATTTGCCACTTACGGCAACGTTTCTTCAGCTAAAGTAATTTTTGACAAAATGACCAATCAGAGCCGTGGCTTTGGATTTGTTGAAATGCCCGACGATGCATCTGCACAAAAGGCGATCGATGAGCTCAATGGCACTACCACTGATGGCCGTGCAATTAAAGTAGTAGAAGCAAGACCACGTGAAGAGAAACCACGCAGCAATACAAGATGGTAA
- a CDS encoding short-chain dehydrogenase codes for MIEKFIDNKGQKNAKVNIHFKQRDTVKGVFIRTNDYDELKSKNFWRIVSASKVEEWEKTKDSNLARIYNGAEFTRLSENN; via the coding sequence ATGATTGAAAAATTCATCGATAACAAAGGACAGAAAAATGCGAAGGTGAATATTCATTTTAAACAAAGAGATACGGTTAAAGGTGTGTTTATCCGCACCAATGATTATGATGAACTGAAATCTAAAAACTTTTGGCGCATTGTATCTGCTTCAAAAGTGGAAGAATGGGAAAAAACGAAAGACAGTAACCTGGCACGTATTTATAATGGCGCAGAGTTTACACGTTTAAGTGAAAACAATTAA
- a CDS encoding DEAD/DEAH box helicase: MSFNNLQLVEPVLQALSKEGYTTPTPIQEQAIPAILQKRDLLGCAQTGTGKTAAFTIPILQLMFQQFEIEKPKYRRIQTLILTPTRELAIQIGESIQAYGHFLPFNHKVVFGGVPQFSQVQAIRNGVDIIVATPGRLLDLMQQRVISLEDIKYFVLDEADRMLDMGFVHDVKRIIAKLPAKRQTLFFSATMPNEIKQLADILLSNPVKVEVTPPASTVDMIQQSVYYVEKHNKQSLLIQLLKDETIETVLVFTQMKHAADKLTVQLNRAGIRAEAIHGNKAQNARQRALENFKNRKTRVLVATDIAARGIDIDELTHVLNFELPNVAETYVHRIGRTGRAGASGIAISFCDWSEKTFLTDIQKLIKKTIPVVKDHMYDISSMHSMPVAAKPAGAPVAGFHNAARGKRYGKAFMQR; this comes from the coding sequence GTGTCATTTAACAATTTGCAGCTCGTTGAGCCTGTATTACAGGCCTTGAGCAAAGAGGGGTATACCACTCCAACACCTATCCAGGAACAAGCCATTCCAGCTATTTTACAAAAACGTGATTTACTCGGTTGTGCCCAAACAGGTACCGGTAAAACAGCAGCGTTTACCATTCCGATTCTGCAGCTGATGTTTCAGCAGTTCGAAATTGAAAAACCAAAGTATCGCCGTATTCAAACGCTGATCCTTACTCCAACCCGTGAGCTGGCTATCCAGATCGGGGAAAGTATACAGGCGTATGGACATTTTCTTCCATTCAATCATAAAGTGGTTTTTGGAGGCGTGCCGCAATTTAGCCAGGTACAGGCCATCCGTAATGGAGTTGATATTATTGTTGCAACACCCGGTCGTTTACTCGATCTGATGCAGCAACGAGTAATCTCATTAGAAGATATCAAATATTTTGTACTTGATGAAGCTGACCGTATGCTTGATATGGGTTTTGTGCATGATGTAAAACGCATCATTGCGAAACTTCCTGCCAAGAGACAAACCTTGTTTTTCTCAGCAACCATGCCCAATGAAATTAAACAGCTGGCAGATATTTTATTATCTAATCCTGTAAAAGTTGAGGTAACTCCTCCCGCTTCTACGGTTGATATGATTCAGCAATCAGTTTATTATGTTGAAAAGCATAACAAACAATCTTTACTCATTCAGTTGCTGAAAGATGAAACCATTGAAACTGTATTGGTGTTTACACAGATGAAACACGCTGCTGATAAATTAACTGTGCAGCTTAACCGTGCAGGGATCCGTGCAGAAGCGATTCATGGTAATAAAGCACAGAATGCAAGACAACGTGCATTGGAGAATTTCAAAAACAGAAAAACCCGTGTATTGGTTGCAACTGATATTGCAGCACGTGGAATAGATATTGATGAGTTAACGCATGTTCTCAACTTTGAGTTGCCGAATGTTGCTGAAACTTATGTGCATCGTATTGGCCGTACCGGCAGGGCAGGAGCCAGCGGTATTGCAATTTCTTTCTGCGACTGGAGTGAAAAAACTTTTTTGACTGATATTCAAAAGCTCATTAAGAAAACAATTCCTGTTGTAAAAGATCATATGTACGACATCAGTTCCATGCACAGTATGCCGGTTGCTGCTAAACCAGCCGGGGCACCAGTTGCCGGATTCCATAATGCTGCAAGAGGCAAGCGTTACGGGAAGGCATTCATGCAACGTTAA
- a CDS encoding ferredoxin — protein MIIITQQREKCIGCNYCVEAAPDRWRMSKRDGRSTLVDAKNSRGFWTVKVNDDEREANEKAAKLCPVKIIRVK, from the coding sequence ATGATCATTATTACCCAGCAAAGAGAAAAGTGTATTGGCTGTAACTACTGTGTGGAGGCTGCTCCTGACCGCTGGCGTATGTCGAAGCGTGATGGAAGAAGTACATTGGTGGATGCAAAAAACAGCAGAGGATTCTGGACGGTTAAAGTGAATGATGATGAGAGGGAAGCCAATGAAAAAGCGGCTAAACTCTGTCCTGTTAAAATTATTCGTGTTAAATAA
- a CDS encoding U32 family peptidase, which translates to MDLTKVELMSPAGSFESMQAAIQGGADAVYFGVEQLNMRARATMNFTVDDLPEIASLCNKNNIRSYLTLNTIVYDHDLSLMKTVINEAKAAGITAVIASDQAVIAYARSQQMEVHISTQLNITNLETVRFYSLFADVMVLSRELSLRQIKSICDGIKKENIKGPSGNLIEIEVFAHGALCMAVSGKCYLSLHTQNASANRGACLQNCRRKYKVIDIEDGHELEIDNEYIMSPKDLCTIDFIDQLLETGVKVLKIEGRGKGPDYVKTVTQCYREAIDSYYKNTYSSEKAAAWIKRMEEVYNRGFWGGYFHGQQIGEWTDMSGSKATVKKIYLGKGNHYYPRNKIAEFKIESYPLHVGDRVMIIGKNIGVVETIVESLHVNNSGAATVAEKGDLCAFPLDTPVHHSDKLYKIVAADAE; encoded by the coding sequence ATGGATTTAACTAAAGTGGAATTAATGTCGCCTGCCGGCAGCTTTGAATCAATGCAGGCTGCCATACAGGGAGGTGCAGACGCTGTTTATTTCGGCGTAGAACAACTCAACATGCGTGCAAGAGCCACCATGAATTTCACTGTTGATGATTTACCTGAAATTGCTTCTCTCTGCAATAAAAATAATATTCGCAGCTATCTTACTCTCAATACAATTGTTTACGATCATGATCTGTCGTTGATGAAAACAGTCATCAATGAAGCAAAAGCCGCAGGGATCACAGCTGTGATTGCATCCGATCAGGCAGTGATTGCTTATGCACGCAGCCAGCAAATGGAAGTGCATATTTCTACGCAATTAAATATCACCAATCTTGAAACAGTTCGCTTCTATTCGTTGTTTGCAGATGTAATGGTGCTATCGAGAGAATTGAGTTTACGGCAGATAAAATCAATTTGCGATGGAATTAAAAAAGAAAACATCAAAGGCCCTTCAGGTAATTTAATTGAGATTGAAGTATTTGCTCATGGTGCTTTGTGCATGGCAGTTTCAGGAAAATGTTATCTCAGCTTACATACGCAAAATGCATCTGCCAATAGAGGCGCATGTTTACAGAATTGCAGAAGAAAATACAAAGTGATTGATATTGAAGATGGTCATGAGCTGGAGATTGACAACGAGTATATCATGTCGCCCAAAGATCTCTGCACAATTGATTTTATCGATCAGCTACTTGAAACAGGAGTGAAAGTGCTGAAGATTGAAGGAAGAGGGAAAGGCCCTGATTATGTAAAGACTGTTACGCAATGTTACCGTGAAGCGATTGACAGTTATTACAAGAATACCTATTCATCTGAAAAAGCAGCAGCATGGATAAAGCGCATGGAAGAAGTATATAACCGGGGTTTCTGGGGTGGTTATTTTCACGGTCAGCAAATTGGTGAGTGGACAGATATGTCAGGTTCAAAAGCAACGGTTAAAAAAATCTATCTTGGTAAAGGCAATCATTATTATCCCCGCAATAAAATTGCTGAGTTTAAAATTGAAAGTTACCCTTTGCATGTTGGCGACAGGGTAATGATCATTGGAAAAAACATCGGCGTTGTAGAAACAATTGTTGAATCACTGCATGTAAATAATTCTGGTGCAGCAACTGTAGCTGAGAAAGGCGATCTTTGTGCATTCCCGCTGGATACACCTGTTCATCATTCAGATAAATTATATAAGATAGTTGCAGCAGATGCAGAATAA
- a CDS encoding ABC transporter ATP-binding protein yields MALLSVTGISIEGKGNFSVKDINFTQEYAQNIAIAGETGSGKTTLLKMIGGLAEPSAGEIRFEGKKILGPNDQLIPGHPGIGYLSQYFELRNNYWVRDLLEMFNKLSEEEAANLYRICQIDHLTGRKTDQLSGGEKQRIALARLLIGSTRLLLLDEPFSNLDAVHKRTIKKVIHDLGEKMNISFIMVSHDALDILSWANTILLMKDGRVVQKGTPKEVYQQPINEYCAGLLGDYNLIDVRKSCSFTSLSNVDLMGKKMLIRPEQFTITDFESNSVAGIVEQVLYWGSYYTIDVLIDQQSVRVKTNKNELTTGSRVFLSCNTEDIWLIND; encoded by the coding sequence ATGGCTTTGTTATCAGTTACAGGAATCAGTATTGAAGGGAAGGGGAACTTTTCAGTAAAGGATATCAACTTTACTCAGGAATACGCTCAAAACATTGCCATCGCAGGTGAAACGGGGTCGGGTAAAACAACCTTGCTGAAAATGATTGGCGGATTGGCTGAACCTTCTGCCGGTGAAATACGGTTTGAGGGTAAGAAAATTCTTGGCCCGAATGATCAGTTGATTCCGGGGCACCCAGGTATTGGCTACCTGAGCCAGTATTTTGAGCTGCGGAATAATTACTGGGTACGGGATCTGCTGGAAATGTTTAATAAGCTTAGCGAAGAAGAAGCGGCTAACCTGTACCGTATTTGCCAGATTGATCATTTAACAGGCCGTAAAACTGATCAGCTTTCAGGCGGTGAGAAACAACGGATTGCTTTAGCCAGGTTACTGATCGGGTCAACCCGTTTATTATTGCTCGATGAGCCTTTTTCCAATCTTGATGCTGTACATAAACGAACCATCAAAAAAGTAATTCATGACCTGGGTGAAAAAATGAACATCTCCTTTATTATGGTTTCGCATGACGCACTGGATATCCTTTCATGGGCGAATACCATTCTTTTAATGAAAGATGGAAGGGTTGTTCAGAAAGGAACGCCAAAAGAAGTTTATCAGCAGCCCATCAATGAATATTGTGCTGGTCTTTTGGGTGATTATAATTTAATCGATGTCAGGAAATCTTGTTCATTTACATCTTTGAGCAATGTTGATTTAATGGGTAAGAAGATGCTTATCCGCCCCGAACAGTTTACCATCACTGATTTCGAAAGCAATTCAGTTGCGGGTATTGTAGAGCAGGTACTTTACTGGGGCAGTTATTATACCATTGATGTATTGATTGACCAACAATCAGTAAGAGTAAAAACAAACAAAAATGAGCTAACAACTGGTAGCAGGGTGTTTCTCTCCTGTAACACAGAAGATATATGGCTGATTAATGATTGA
- a CDS encoding cold shock domain-containing protein yields MAETWNKKEREKKKQQSRKEKEERKQERKETAKSKNPDDMLAYIDENGNISSTPPDPKKMRKVRLEDIEIGVPKHEPVDPADLIRTGIVTFFNESKGYGFIKDMETQESVFVHINGLKEAIKENNKVTFEVEMTQKGASAINVKMAN; encoded by the coding sequence ATGGCAGAAACCTGGAATAAAAAAGAAAGAGAAAAGAAAAAGCAGCAAAGCAGGAAAGAAAAAGAAGAAAGAAAGCAGGAACGGAAGGAAACCGCTAAAAGCAAAAATCCTGATGATATGCTGGCGTATATTGATGAGAACGGGAATATCTCATCAACTCCCCCAGACCCTAAAAAGATGAGAAAAGTGCGACTGGAAGACATTGAAATCGGTGTCCCTAAACACGAACCGGTTGATCCTGCAGATCTCATCAGAACAGGTATTGTTACCTTCTTCAACGAATCAAAAGGGTATGGCTTTATCAAGGATATGGAAACACAGGAAAGTGTGTTCGTACATATCAATGGTTTAAAAGAAGCCATTAAAGAAAACAACAAAGTAACTTTTGAAGTGGAAATGACGCAGAAAGGTGCAAGTGCGATTAATGTTAAAATGGCAAATTAA
- a CDS encoding DUF3037 domain-containing protein has protein sequence MQDNHLFEYAVIRVVPRVEREEFLNVGVIVYSKKPAFLQMMYTLDEKKLLTLFPEIDIDDVRSHLEAFEQISKGNSDAGPIAALDLASRFRWLTAKRSTVVQSSAVHSGLCKDASETVTHLHQQLVLG, from the coding sequence ATGCAAGACAATCACTTATTTGAATATGCTGTCATCAGGGTTGTACCACGGGTGGAACGGGAAGAATTCCTGAACGTGGGTGTTATTGTGTACAGTAAGAAGCCGGCTTTTTTACAGATGATGTATACGCTGGATGAAAAGAAACTGCTCACCTTATTTCCTGAAATAGATATTGACGATGTGCGTTCTCATCTCGAAGCGTTTGAACAAATCAGCAAGGGTAACAGCGATGCCGGCCCAATTGCCGCACTTGATCTTGCTTCCCGTTTTCGCTGGTTAACAGCTAAACGGAGTACTGTAGTACAAAGTTCAGCAGTGCATTCAGGATTATGTAAAGATGCTTCTGAAACAGTTACTCATTTACATCAGCAATTGGTGTTAGGGTAA
- a CDS encoding aminotransferase class I and II, which yields MNVQQTEIRTVQVMRYVTPLREGGSLPAIAEADDGFLYVLKFRGAGQGSKALIADLIGGEIARALGLKIPEIVFANLDEAFGRTEPDEEIQDLLKASVGLNLALHYLSGAITYDPAVKRLDSALASKIVWLDAFLTNVDRTAKNTNMLSWRNELWLIDHGAALYFHHSWQNWEEQSLKPFVQIKDHVLLSQAGEIEKADESSRVILTAEKIKSVVSLIPDLWLQNEDMQGSAEAMREVYSNFLISRVQHSAIFVNEALHARQSLI from the coding sequence ATGAATGTGCAACAAACAGAAATAAGAACAGTACAGGTAATGCGCTATGTAACTCCTTTGCGTGAAGGAGGTTCATTGCCTGCAATTGCCGAAGCCGACGACGGATTTTTATATGTTTTGAAATTCCGTGGAGCAGGGCAGGGAAGTAAAGCGTTGATCGCTGATCTGATTGGCGGTGAAATTGCAAGAGCTCTTGGATTAAAAATTCCTGAAATTGTATTTGCCAACCTCGATGAAGCATTTGGCCGCACAGAACCCGATGAAGAAATTCAGGATCTGCTGAAGGCAAGTGTTGGACTGAACCTGGCATTGCATTATTTATCAGGAGCCATTACTTATGATCCTGCAGTGAAACGGCTTGATTCAGCACTGGCTTCAAAAATTGTTTGGCTTGATGCCTTTTTAACCAATGTTGACCGTACTGCTAAAAATACGAATATGCTCAGCTGGCGGAATGAACTCTGGCTCATTGATCATGGTGCCGCTTTGTACTTTCATCATTCATGGCAGAACTGGGAAGAGCAGTCGTTGAAGCCATTTGTACAGATTAAAGATCATGTGTTGCTGAGCCAGGCAGGAGAAATTGAAAAGGCAGATGAATCATCAAGAGTGATTTTGACAGCAGAAAAAATAAAATCAGTTGTTTCCTTAATTCCTGATCTGTGGCTGCAGAATGAGGACATGCAGGGAAGTGCGGAAGCAATGCGTGAAGTATACAGTAATTTTTTAATCAGCAGGGTTCAACACTCTGCTATTTTTGTAAACGAAGCACTGCATGCAAGACAATCACTTATTTGA